A region of the Phaenicophaeus curvirostris isolate KB17595 chromosome 25, BPBGC_Pcur_1.0, whole genome shotgun sequence genome:
TGTCTTGTCTCATTCTCTATGAAGGTTCACTTGCTCTCCCTCCCATCTTATGCACACCAAGCTATTTCACTTGGTCTTACTctctttttcctattttgtttCCCCTGCCTTTAGAAACTGATGATCAGGAGGTTCGTATCCCCCCATCTTACAGTGAAGCCGAAAGCCCAGAAGACATCCTGGCTGAAGAAATCAGTAGAGTCCACGAAAACGGCCTCACATTGCTTCACCTCATGGTGATGCAGGGCAACGTGGAAAAGGTGAAGTTCTTCTTGAGCTGCAAAGCCAACGTGAACAGCCAGGCAGTCTGTGGCTACACCCCACTCATTATGGCTGTTCAGAAGAGGTCACCAGAGATCTGCTCCGTTCTGATAGAGCACGACGCTAACGTCAATATGCCTGACGATGATGGCTGGACACCTCTTCACTTTGCTGCTCAGAATGGGGACGACAGAATCGTCCGCCTCTTGCTGGACCACCAGGCACAGGTAAATGCTCAGGAGCATGATGGGTGGACCCCTCTGCACTTGGCATCGCAGAACAACTTTGAGAACGTGGCCCGAGTGCTGCTGTCTCGCCAGGCTGACTCCAACACCCAGGAGGTTGATGGGAAAACCGCCCTCCACGTGGCAGCTTGCTTTGGCCACGTCAGCTTGGTGAAGCTGCTCGCCAGTCAAGGAGCAGAcctggagaaaaagcagaagaaccACAGAACCCCACTTCACGTCGCCGTGGAGAGGGGCAAGTTCAGGGTGGTCCATTATTTGCTGAAGAACGGGACGTCCGTCAACAGCCTCGATCAAAACCATTACAGTGCCCTGCACCTGGCGGTGGTGAGAGGGAAGTATCTCATCTGTGAGAAGCTCATCAAATACGGAGCCAACGTGGAGCTGAGGACAGACAAAGGTTGGACTCCCCTGCACCTGGCGTCTTTCAAAGGGCACATTGAAATTATCCACCTGCTCAAGGACAGCCGCGCCAAACTGAACGCCAAAGGAAGCATGGACTGGACGCCCCTTCACTTGGCGACTCGCTACAGCGATGAGCCGGTGGTCTCTGAGCTGTTGAGATGCGGGGCAGATCCCAACAGCGTGGAGAAGTCAGAGTGGACCCCCCTCCACTTCGCAGTGCAGCGAGGCTCCTTTTTGACTGTCATCAATCTCCTGGAGTGCAAGGCAGACGTCAACGCTAAGAACAAAATGGGTTGGACGCCCCTGCACCTTGCTGTCCTCAAGGGCAATATGGCCATCGTAAAGACCTTGATTAAGGCTGGTGCCCTGCTCGATGTGGAAGATCTCACGGGCTGTACAGCCCTTCAGCTGGCAATCAGACATCAGAGAGAAAACATCATTACGCTGCTTCAAGGCAAGGACCCGGTGGGGAATAAGTCAGGGAATAGGACTCTGGTGAATGATGTTAAGGTTCCAAGAGCTCGGTTTGTCTCAGGAAGGACAGATTTGTAGACTCATCAAGCCTGGCATTGAGGACTTGAGTTTTCCAATACCAGGTGCAATGACTTAAACcaccagtggaaggtgtccctgcctctaCCCCAGATATCCTGTCACCTGGTGATTACAGGAAaacagtgtgggtttttttttaaatgaaagtttcTAAAAGACTCAAAGAAAATGGAGCTGCAGAAGGAAGCTGACAAGTTATTTTCCAGAATGTGATCAAGCTTGTAGAACATTTTGTCTTGGTGACGCTGGCTTTAGGCAATGCTTTCCTGTTTTAACACTGTGCAGGGATGGAAATGGGTATCTGTACTCCCTTTTCATGTGGGTCACGCTGAAACTGTGCACAACCACTCGCATATACACATCTTCCCCaggttttattgcttttatcCCATGTTTTCCTACAGAGCAGCTTGGTGTAAAATGGCCTTGGCTCAGGTGGGAACTGAATCATGAGATTCTCACCTGCTGCTGGAAATAGGCACCAAGCATATGGTGCAGCAATGTGTCAGCTTTACTGGCATCTCATTGCTGTAAcgagaataaaataaaacaaggaaggaagagaaattacTAGTTTGAAGTATTTAAATGCAACAGAGATAAAAGGAATCTGCCCcttcaggagggaaaaaagagccAAGAGCTTTTTTCCTAAGCATTCAAAGGACTCCTTGATGCTCCAAGAGTTAGACCAGAAGCAGGTGCAGCTCCAAATCCTGTTCCTTGATGTGAGGGCTGCCAACAAACTCCAGTCTTAGCAATGAAACCCTGCTGTGGGAGTTCCACAGACTGGTTGGAAGAGCTCCTGCTTAGAAAAGCAGAATCTATATGGTGTTTACCCCAAATCCCTGTTGCTGTCCTTATGCCTTTAAGAGCACTGAGCAGCTGGGATAATTAGCAGGTGATTGGAGGAGAAATGGGCAGCTGGGGCTAATAAAGGCGAGCTGCAGGAGTTAGCCTGGAGAGTGGTGTCTCCAAGAGCCTTCTTGTAGTCTCTGAGGAGATGGAATCTTCTGGAAAGCGGCGCTTAAGCtactgaaatgattttttcttttcctgagaaTGTGTGGGTGAGTAGAACAGGCTTTCTGACACTGTTTCTATGTCTGGCCCTATCTCTTGGGGTCATTTTTGGAGGTGAAGAGTCAGGGAAGTTGCTCAGCAGTAGCTGGGTAGCACTGCAGGTTGCTCAGTTGCTGCCTGGGGAACAGAGGAGGCATTTGAACCCTGGAGAAGTTGTGACTGAGCAGTTGATGTACAAGAGAACCGGCTGTTTTCAAGGCAAGGTTTACATCTTGTCTGTTGTCTTCATCAGGAAGATGTTCTAGAGCTTGCTTAATTTTCTGGAgaacatatcatagaatcatagaataaccaggttggaagagacccacctggtcatcgagtccaaccatatgcTCTATATGGACTCAATTCTTTCGTCACAGTGAGTCGCCCTTCTGTGCAGCTTGTGTCAATCCTTCCATGGCTTGCTAAGCGCTCCCAAAACTCACCTGGGATGCAGCTTTCTTTGATCCCCTTACCTGGAAAGGTGTTGCAATGTAAAAAAACAAtccacagctctgcagggagagggTGGACGTTATTACCTGGGAGTCATCAGCAAGTGTTGGGTTTTTATCCTTTATAGATGGAGAAATAGGAGCGTCTGCTTGTGTGCGCAGGGCACTTCAGGTCCCAGTAAAGAAGCCAAAGCAATAATGCGAACGTGTAATTTGCTTTCTATGGCTAGAGAATGGTGGGCTCCAGAAAAACAGGTTTACCAGGTCTGAACAGAGAGCTCTTCTAGCTCCAGGAGCCGCTCTTGGGCTGAAAAGGGATGTGACTGTGCTGGAGCTGATTGTTTTCTCTAACTGAATGCCAGTAGCTGTTCTTGCTTGCTCTCCTGGTGTTTCCAGAGTTGCCTGTAGTGCTTTAGTCATGCAGAACTCTTGTACTGGCCCTTATTTCAAGTAAACAAGGGCGAGTGGTACATGAAATACGAAAGGGAGCTTCTATTCAGCCCTGGCCAAGAACTGCTCCAGTATAGGGAGGTTCTGTCCGGTGGTTTCCTCGAGGTGTGCTGTGATTTTCTGCTATTAAATATCTCTtagctgcttctcctgcctttattttccttctgacatGGGACCAGTTGAACGTATCATGAGGACATTATTACACGTTGGGGCTTTCCTGAACCACAGAGGCAGCAAGCTGCCCCTTTACCCTCCCCTCCTATCTCAGGGCATAGAAATCTTTGACTTCCAGGCTTGCTGGGATGGGGGTCCAGcacccttccctgcctgctAGGAATGCAATCAGTATCTGTGCAACGTGGCCTTGCTTCTATATCTTGAAGAAAACCTTTCATATTTCTTGTAGGCCAAAAGGTTTTCTTCTGGCTGTGTACAGAAGACTAATTTATTACATTATGAAGGGTTGTAGCTGATGCCGTTTTCGATTGAACCGTGTTCTGTGGGAAAATGGGTGGTGGAAAAATGTTGAAGTGATTTATTCAGTGCTGCCTGATATCATCCACATCTTGAAAAGGTTAGAAAGCCCAACCTCTGCTGATTTCACTTTCATATTAACTTAAAATATTATTGTATAATACAGTTGAACTCTGTTTTACTTGGTGCTTTGACACCAAGGCAAAACCCTGAGATACTATTTAAAAGTGAGCTATATTAATATGATTCATTTTTAGCATTTGCCATGGGCGAAGCAAGGCGCCGTGCGGGTTATGAATTGAAATGCTGGTGAGGTTCTGTTTTGCAGGGAGCTTAAAAATGTaccttttttttgcattggAAGCAAGCTTGAGGTACTCGAGGATGGAAATAgtctctgcctgcctgcttgGGCTGTCTGCCTTCCAGAGTCAGCTTATGATGCTCATTTTCAAAGGGATGGAGACGGAAAGGGGACATAGAGAGAGGGATTAGAGGCTGCTAGAACTGAGACAAAGAACTGTAGCTTGTACCCATCATACAACACGGAGTAAACTTCCCATCACCTGGGCTGATATCCCcttagttttcttcttttccccagtTTTATCTCCCCAAGGGACACCTTGTGTGAAGATTGCATGAGTGTAAACTGGATCATTTCAGACAGGTCCCATCTTACTTCTTGCTCGTGGGTGATGTTTGCTTTTGTAAGGATGGAGCCCACAGAGAGCAGCTGCAGGATCGCCCTGTTAGATGATGGGGGAGCATCACTTGCTCGATACACTCCTCATCCTTTTTTAGCCATTATAGTATTTCCCTGCCAACGAGTTAAAGCCATCTGTTCAGCTCTGAAATCCAGAGCTGTTTCCTACTGTTGGCTGCTAGACGTTCCCTGTCTTCCGTGCAGGTCATGGGCACAGGCAGTGTTTGAAAGAGGCTGTTCTGCTGCTACTGCTTTTTCCTACTCATCGCTTGAAGAGAGGAAGGATAATGATATCTTTTGCAATAATGACACCTTTTGCATTAAGGCTGTGCCCAAGGAATtgagagaaagcagcaaattGAAGTCTAAATGCAAAGGTCCTAAGTGACTCTCAGAATGCCACCTGCCTCCAATGGACCTTTCACACAGAGGTGCCTGCGTGGGTTTATCCATTTCTTTATAATAGGGGAAAGCCTGCAATTTCACGTGTTGAATCTCATCAAAACCGTTGAGCTCTGTGAAATGATACTGTACTTGTCCTATCTGCTCCCTGCACTTCTCAGTACCTCGATACGAGCTTGATTTCAACATGCTTTTATTGCTTAAACCACGCAGGTAGCAGGATTGTGGTGCATATCTTCTGTTTATGATGGCTTTGTGTCGcaggagaatgaaaaatataaacctTTGCGCACATCTCGCTGATGTTATGGTTACCTTCTGGGATTCTGTGGCACACCAAAAGCAAATtgggctgaatattaggaaaaaatttttcacagaaagggtgattgggcactggcagaggctgcccagggagggggttgagtccccttccctggaggggtttaagggacgggtggacgaggtgctgagggacatgggttagtgattgatgggaatggttggactcaatgatccggtgggtctcttccaacctggtgattctgtgattctatgaaattgcgTTGCATGGCATTAACAGTGACAAAACTGGGAATGGATTTCTGGATAATAAACATGTTTTAGGGGAGAACTCCCTCTCGGTAACCCCTGCAAAGGAAATAGTTCAAATTTGCTCCCATGATGAGCAACACCCTCACGCTTGGACGTTCCCATGGGATGGGGCACCTgcatcttctctgggcaacctgggcctcctcaccctcccaggaaaacagaacCAGTGCTCCTCGTGCCTAGCATTAAACAGAGGGGCGTTGGAAGCAAAGCGGAAGCTTTGCCTCTAATTAAAATGTCATCCTTCTCCTAGTCAAACAGCCTGGAAATCTCGTGCTGAGACCTGAGCTGTTGAGCTGTTGTTAAGCTGTCAAAGGCACAACTTTAAAGAAGTATGAGGCGTAGACAGATAGCTCTCCCTTGGTGCGACATTTTACTCCAGTATCGCtttgaagatgtttttcttgGCAGCGATGCTTGAAATTCTGCGAGATGATGGATGTGACTGGCAGCAGGGATGCGAGTCTCCCTCTTCTGTGATAGTAATGtctttaaaaagggaaaaaaatactcaacAGCCAAATAACAACTCAAACACTCAGAGGGAACTGAAGCCTGACCAGGAAGGGGGGTGTGATTtgggcttttgttttgttcaggtttggtttttggcttttttaggaggatgttttatgggttttttttgtggtttgggttatctggtggtgtttttttccccctcaagaTGCATGCTCTCCAGGGCTCAGATTTGTGATGGGAGCCTCTGCTGTTCATTTCACTCCCTTTAATCTGCAGGTGGGGGCGAGGGGAAGCGAGGTGTGAAGGGCTGACTCCTGCTCGCTGCGCGCTGAATGTGTTTCCCAGCTTGGCTGAGCCAATCACAATTGTTGCTTTTGCTGAGTTGTAGAGACATCGGAATTAAAAGCCGTATGGTTTGCATCCCCGTGCTTTATCCATATGTGTGCACTTCTTTGCTGATCTCTGCATATTCCTGTGATGTCATTGGTGACAGATGAGGGGAATAACAGGAAAGCATCTGGGGAACGAGCTAATGTGATAGGGAAAGTGAAGGACTTGggattttatatatttttgtaagTATTGGTATGTTTTTtcacatctttgtccttgatGTTGGCTAATGTCTTGTgatctggagatgttcaaggccaggctggatgaggcttggagccccccagtccagtgggagatgtggaactggatgaggtCCTTTCCATCctaaccctttccatgattctatgatcttttcttgctttccttttgtcttAGGAAGCAAAGGGGAAAGGTTAAGGACACCAGAATCCCTCACAAATGCTGAGCAATGCCAGGCATTAGAGATTTAATTATTCAGTAAGGACGGTTTTGGGTTTTATTCTTGGTATTCTTGGTCCAGCACTGAAAATCCTGCAGCTGAAATCTAGAAAGCAAGTTGCTGGGTCTTTGGAAATCTGGACACGGCTGTGAGTGCTGAGCTCTAGCAAACCTCTGGCTTTGCTGGTTCAGGGATCCCACCAGCTGCTGGTCAGACAGAAGAGAGGCAAATGTTCTGCAGTGTCTCTTGGTTAAAATGGAACCCGGGCACTGGAGGGAGCAGGGGTTTGTTTTTCATGCCAGACAGCCTAGATCCTGCTTTGAGAACCTCTGCATGGCAACGTAAACAGCAATTATAACAATAGTTGTCCTCACGCATAATTCGTGTCACTCCGGACTCTggtaattctgtgatttgataAATTTTATCCAATACCATCAAATACCTGTATGAAACGAGCAGGGAGCTAGGAACAGGGAATTAGCCTGGAATAAATCTTCTCTTCAAAACTggcagaagagaagggtccCATTCAAGTTACGCTCTATTGGAACATCGATAACGCAGCCCATGTTGCTTGGTAACCAGCCCCCAGTAAAACAAAGAGGGCACTCGGAAGAGCCCTCCCTGGAATAATAACCTCCTGCACTGAGGGCTGGCGCggagagaaaaggctgctgCGAGGAAGCCGCGTTCAGCTGTGCTCCAACCTAGGCAGGGTCCTCGAGGGCCAATTTCACAACAAAGAGTAGGATGTTCCTCTGCATCCGTTTGTGCCGTACGGATTGGAAGCTTTGGTCCAGAGCTGATTGCGTTTACCTGGTTTGCAGGGAGAGAATCGGCTCTCGAGGTGCTCTGCAAAACAGGAGGAAAGAGCTGGCTCAAGGCGTGCGTCGCTCGGACCTTCTCTGTAGAGCTCTGGCTCTTAGCTTGAGCTGTATCGATTCAGCTGGGGGAAGTCAATGTCTCTGCTGCTTAAtatcatttgaaatatttacacCGAAAAGAGAAATCCAATTGCCACATAACTCAGCAGCTCGTTGCTGTCACCGCGctgacagaagaaacaaaacttggCTCATATGTCATAGAATGTTCTCCAGGAGAGCTTAATTaaatttataatgaaaataacaggGGATTAAGAAGACGCAAGGGAAATACATTCCTCTTGCAGAGCATTACAGAGGTGATAGAAGCAATTTGCAGAGAAAATTACCTGTTTGCTGCTCAGTTTCTATAGAAATTAAATGAGTCTTTACAAACTCTGGAAAACCGCATTCCAGCCTCCGCTTTGTGACTGTGCAACTTGCAGCTTCTTTCTAAAATTAATCACAGGTCTCCAtcctcccctttttcccttgttcaaatacattttactcTTTTGGCCCTGCCGACAAATATACTGATGATTATATCATGTTCTTAACCAGGAGCTGCCGATGCTGACAGCTGAGGCGGCGCGTGGCACTGGTGCCTTTTGAAGGGAGCAGTAATAGGACATAAATCCTCTAAATGGCTTGATTTTGAGTGCACTGTTCAGACTCTTCAAGAGACTGAAGCCGTTGACCCTGAGGCCTTGAGAAAATCACGTCTTTGAGGTGTCCATGGTTGCTTGGGTGAACAGAGCAGCGTTCCTGCCTTTGCCACTGACCTTGTTTGGGAAGGCAAGGCTAAGTGCTGCTCCAGCAGGAGATGTTTCTTCTCTCATTAGTGTTAGTGATGCCTCTCTGAGTCTTGAGAGGACTGGCAGGGCTGCCTGTGTACTTGTGCTGCAGGGATGGCTCTGAGCGTTGCCTACAGCTCCCCAAATTGGGgtgaaaagcagctgctttggggtgaaaaaagctGCTGGGGGCCCTTCCttgatgggttttggggtgtttgtaCAGCAGTGGATTCTCAGCACTCTGCTTACAGGTAGAAATAAGGTAAAATTTCACATTAATCTTGCTGCATGTCTAGTTTTCTGCAGTgttatttcttctgttgcatCCAAAGTAGTGCCCTGGCTCTCTTTGGACCTGTGCTCTTGGATCAGAAGAGCACTTGTAAGGTATCTTTGCGTGGATCTTCTTAGGACACAAGGCTAGTAAAAG
Encoded here:
- the ANKK1 gene encoding ankyrin repeat and protein kinase domain-containing protein 1 → MASERDRQLRSLTVFNKEDFEDDWIKVASGGFGHVYQVKHKKWRTVYAVKCSPYLLQDSSAERTSMNCLMEEATKMEKIKFQHIVTIYGVCNSPLGIVMEYMVRGSLEKILPTHKMSWQLKFRVIHEMGLAMNFLHSMTPPLLHLDLKPGNILLDGNMHVKISDFGLSKWMEQSSRMQYIESSALRGTLSYIPPEMFLQNSKPPGIKYDVYSFAIVIWEVLMQKKPYAGANMMAIIVKVAAGKRPCLEPISEDWPGECQQMVDLMKRCWDQDPKQRPSFTDIPVETDMLLSLIQSLVVDPENERLARKMSHKPAISGNKQSDKEEFTFPRDSRSGETDDQEVRIPPSYSEAESPEDILAEEISRVHENGLTLLHLMVMQGNVEKVKFFLSCKANVNSQAVCGYTPLIMAVQKRSPEICSVLIEHDANVNMPDDDGWTPLHFAAQNGDDRIVRLLLDHQAQVNAQEHDGWTPLHLASQNNFENVARVLLSRQADSNTQEVDGKTALHVAACFGHVSLVKLLASQGADLEKKQKNHRTPLHVAVERGKFRVVHYLLKNGTSVNSLDQNHYSALHLAVVRGKYLICEKLIKYGANVELRTDKGWTPLHLASFKGHIEIIHLLKDSRAKLNAKGSMDWTPLHLATRYSDEPVVSELLRCGADPNSVEKSEWTPLHFAVQRGSFLTVINLLECKADVNAKNKMGWTPLHLAVLKGNMAIVKTLIKAGALLDVEDLTGCTALQLAIRHQRENIITLLQGKDPVGNKSGNRTLVNDVKVPRARFVSGRTDL